One Mycobacterium paraseoulense genomic window, GAGCCGCGCCGGTTCGCGGACCACTTCGGCGGTGCGCCCATCGTGGAGGTGTCCGGCCGGACGTACCCGGTGGAGATCCGGTATCGCCCTTTGGAGATCCCGATCACCGGTGGCCCCCGGGAGGATCCCGATGACCCCGACAACGAGATCGTGCGCACCGAAACCCGTGACGAGGTCGAGGCGATCGTCGACGCAATCGCTGAGCTCGAGGCCGAGGCGCCCGGGGACATCCTGGTGTTTCTTTCGGGTGAACGCGAAATCCGGGACACCGCAGAGGCTTTGGCTGGGCTGAAACACACCGAAGTCCTTCCGTTGTACGCGCGGCTGCCGACCGCCGAGCAGCAGAAGGTGTTCGCACCCCACACCGGGCGCCGGGTCGTGCTGGCGACCAACGTCGCCGAGACGTCGCTGACCGTGCCCGGCATCCGCTACGTCGTCGACCCGGGCAACGCCCGCATCTCGCGCTACAGCCGCCGACTGAAGGTGCAGCGGTTGCCGATCGAACCCATCTCCCAGGCGTCGGCCGCGCAACGAGCGGGTCGTTGCGGCCGGGTCGCGGCCGGCGTGTGTATCCGCCTGTATTCCGAGGAGGACTTCGCGGCCCGTCCGCGCTTCACCGAGCCCGAGATCCTGCGGACCAACCTCGCCGCGGTGCTCTTGCAGATGGCGGCGCTGCGGCTCGGCGAGGTGGAGGACTTCCCATTTCTCGACCCGCCCGACCGGCGCAGTATCCGCGACGGTGTGCAGTTGCTGCAGGAATTGCGTGCGTTCGACGGCCAAGGTGCCATCACCGAGCTCGGCCGTCGCCTGGCGCGCCTGCCGGTCGACCCCCGGCTGGGCCGGATGATCCTGCAGGCCGAGACCGAGGGATGCGTGGCAGAGGTGTTGGTGTTGACCGCGGCGCTGACCATCCACGACCCGCGGGAACGGCCGACCGACCGCGAGGATGCGGCCCGCCAGAAGCATGCCCGCTTCGCCGACGAAAACTCCGACTTCCTGTCCTACCTGAACCTCTGGCGCTACCTACGGGAACGCCGGAAGACCTTGTCGGGAAATGGGTTTCGCCGGATGTGCCGAGACGAGTTCCTGCACTATCTGCGCATCCGGGAGTGGCAGGACCTGGTCGGTCAACTTCGCGGCATCGCCCGCGATCTCGGTGTCGTCGAGTCCGATGAACCGGCCGATCCGGCGCGGGTGCATGCGGCTCTGCTGGCCGGCCTGCTCTCGCATGTGGGAATGCGCCGCGAGGACGCGCGCGACTACCTCGGCGCGCGGAACTCGCGATTCGTCCTGGCGCCGGGCTCGGTGCTCACCAAGCGGCCCCCGCGGTGGGTGGTCGTCGCCGAACTGGTCGAGACCAGCCGCCTGTATGGGCGCACCGCCGCCCGCATCCAGCCGGACGTCGTCGAGCGCGTCGCGGGCGACCTGGTGCAGCGCACCCACAGCGAACCGCACTGGAACGCCGGCCGCGGCGAGGTGATGGCCTACGAGCGGGTGACGCTGTACGGCCTGCCGCTGGTTGCGCGCCGCCGGGTCGGATATGCCGGCGTCGAGCCCGCGGTGGCGCGGGAATTGTTCATCCGGCACGCCCTGGTGGAGGGCGACTGGCAGACGCGCCACCACTTCTTCCGTGACAACGCGCGACTGCGCGCCGAGCTCGAAGAGCTGGAGGAGCGCGCCCGCCGCCGCGACCTGCTCGTGGGCGACGACGAGGTCTACGCGCTGTACGACGCACGCATCCCGGCCGAAGTCGTCTCCGCGCGGCACTTCGACGCGTGGTGGAAGAGGCAGCGCCACAAGACCCCGGAGCTGCTGACCTTCACTCGCGCCGACCTGTTGCGCACAGGCGACACCGCCGACGCCGAGCGGCCCACCGCCTGGCATTCCGGCGATGTTGCGCTGCCCCTGACCTACCGGTTCGAACCGGGCGCCGCCGACGACGGCGTCACGGTCCACGTGCCGATCGACGTGCTGGCCCGGCTGGGCGGTGACGAGTTCGCCTGGCAGGTGCCGGCGCTGCGCGAAGAGCTGGTGACCGCGCTCATCCGCTCACTGCCGAAGGACTTGCGCCGCAACTTCGTTCCCGCTCCCGACGCGGCACGCGCCGTGCTGGCCGGGATCGATCCCGGGGGAGAGCCGCTGCTGGAGGCGGTGCAGCGCGAATTACGGCGCCGTAGCGGGGTTTTAGTGCCCATCGAGGCCTTCGACCTGGACAAGCTGCCCGCGCATTTGCGGGTGACCTTCGCCGTCGAATCCGCCGACGGCAGCGAGATCGCCCGCGGCAAGGACCTCGGCGCGTTAC contains:
- the hrpA gene encoding ATP-dependent RNA helicase HrpA, which translates into the protein MAEPSVAQLRKRLDGLTLRDAARLGRRLKNVREAKPGNLRQFAEQIAHAEALVAIRQAAVPTISYPDLPVSERRQDIIDALRANQVVVVAGETGSGKTTQLPKICLDAGRGVRGTVGHTQPRRLAARTVAQRVADELGSPLGETVGYTVRFTDQVSDRTLVKLMTDGILLAEIQRDRRLLRYDTLILDEAHERSLNVDFLLGYLRELLPRRPELKLIVTSATIEPRRFADHFGGAPIVEVSGRTYPVEIRYRPLEIPITGGPREDPDDPDNEIVRTETRDEVEAIVDAIAELEAEAPGDILVFLSGEREIRDTAEALAGLKHTEVLPLYARLPTAEQQKVFAPHTGRRVVLATNVAETSLTVPGIRYVVDPGNARISRYSRRLKVQRLPIEPISQASAAQRAGRCGRVAAGVCIRLYSEEDFAARPRFTEPEILRTNLAAVLLQMAALRLGEVEDFPFLDPPDRRSIRDGVQLLQELRAFDGQGAITELGRRLARLPVDPRLGRMILQAETEGCVAEVLVLTAALTIHDPRERPTDREDAARQKHARFADENSDFLSYLNLWRYLRERRKTLSGNGFRRMCRDEFLHYLRIREWQDLVGQLRGIARDLGVVESDEPADPARVHAALLAGLLSHVGMRREDARDYLGARNSRFVLAPGSVLTKRPPRWVVVAELVETSRLYGRTAARIQPDVVERVAGDLVQRTHSEPHWNAGRGEVMAYERVTLYGLPLVARRRVGYAGVEPAVARELFIRHALVEGDWQTRHHFFRDNARLRAELEELEERARRRDLLVGDDEVYALYDARIPAEVVSARHFDAWWKRQRHKTPELLTFTRADLLRTGDTADAERPTAWHSGDVALPLTYRFEPGAADDGVTVHVPIDVLARLGGDEFAWQVPALREELVTALIRSLPKDLRRNFVPAPDAARAVLAGIDPGGEPLLEAVQRELRRRSGVLVPIEAFDLDKLPAHLRVTFAVESADGSEIARGKDLGALQHRLAAPARRAVARAVAGELERTGLRAWPEDLDVLPRVVERTVDGRAVRGFPGFVDAGGAVNLRVFATSAERDGMLGPGTRRLLRLSLASPVKAVERQLSPQTRLALGANPDGSLTALLEDCADAAADTLMPGPVWTRDEFATLRDRVGANMVSTTADIAGRVQEVVAAARELHLLLPGQPPPAQADAIADIRAQRDRLVPPGFVTATGRTHLADLARYLTAIRRRLERLPHGIDADRERMRRVRAVQRAYDELWHSLPATRRAADDIRDVARQIEELRVSLWAQQLGTPRPVSEQRIYRAIDALWG